From Sphingopyxis sp. USTB-05, the proteins below share one genomic window:
- a CDS encoding LysR family transcriptional regulator: MSINRVSLYHLETLLWIDRLGTFSAAAERLNTTQPTVSARMRELEQRLGTALFRREGRAMSLTAAGRKLVRDCDPLLRDMQVALLGSGGYGEASGVVRIGAGEIAAASCLPAFVAGLKTDMPNVGLEIEIDLTANLIQQLLTGRTDIAFAAGPIAHPALKTSPIGAVELVWLASPTVASAFAGGKAMLPIWSLASHSPIHGRMREAIEASRIAQKSLNLCNNARTMIDIAKAGGGIGIFPQPMVRSEVASGALVEIDAMPALAPVEFQVAMRVADTEPVLTQIFERAARLNLAEATV; encoded by the coding sequence ATGTCTATCAATCGCGTCTCGCTCTATCATCTCGAAACTCTGCTCTGGATCGACCGGCTCGGCACCTTCTCGGCCGCGGCCGAGCGGCTCAATACAACGCAGCCGACGGTCTCGGCGCGGATGCGCGAACTCGAACAGCGGCTCGGCACCGCGCTGTTCCGCCGCGAGGGGCGCGCGATGTCGCTCACCGCGGCGGGGCGCAAGCTTGTACGCGATTGCGATCCGCTGCTCCGCGACATGCAGGTCGCGCTCCTCGGCAGCGGCGGTTATGGCGAGGCGAGCGGTGTCGTGCGCATCGGTGCGGGAGAAATCGCGGCGGCGAGCTGCCTTCCGGCGTTTGTGGCCGGACTCAAGACCGACATGCCCAATGTCGGGCTCGAAATCGAAATCGACCTCACCGCGAACCTGATCCAGCAACTGCTCACCGGCCGCACCGACATCGCTTTTGCCGCAGGACCGATTGCGCACCCGGCGCTGAAAACCAGCCCGATTGGTGCGGTCGAACTCGTCTGGCTCGCTAGCCCCACCGTCGCATCGGCCTTTGCCGGCGGCAAGGCGATGCTTCCCATATGGTCGCTCGCCAGCCATTCGCCGATCCACGGCCGTATGCGCGAGGCGATCGAGGCGTCGCGCATCGCGCAAAAATCGCTCAACCTCTGCAACAATGCCCGCACGATGATCGACATCGCAAAGGCAGGCGGAGGCATCGGCATTTTTCCGCAACCGATGGTACGCAGCGAAGTGGCGAGCGGCGCGCTCGTCGAAATCGACGCGATGCCGGCTTTGGCCCCGGTCGAGTTTCAGGTCGCGATGCGCGTTGCCGACACCGAGCCGGTGCTGACGCAGATTTTCGAGCGCGCGGCGAGGCTGAATCTTGCGGAGGCGACGGTCTGA